The following are encoded in a window of Streptomyces sp. SAT1 genomic DNA:
- a CDS encoding cation diffusion facilitator family transporter, translating into MGAGHDHGHTHGAAGTAAAAHRGTLRVALSITLAVMVVEIVGGVLADSLALVADAAHMATDALGLGMALLAIHFANRPAGGNRTFGYARAEILAALANCLLLLGVGGYVLYEAVQRFMTPAETHGGLMIVFGLIGLVANSVSLTLLMRGQQESLNVRGAFLEVAADALGSLAVMISAAVILLTGWQAADPVASLAIGLLIVPRTVKLLRETLDVLLEAAPKNVDMDEVRAHILALDGVEDVHDLHAWTITSGLPVLSAHVVVSSEVLSAIGHEKLLHELQGCLGHHFDVEHCTFQLEPGGHAEHEARLCH; encoded by the coding sequence ATGGGGGCCGGTCACGACCACGGGCACACGCACGGCGCCGCCGGTACGGCGGCGGCCGCCCACCGCGGCACGCTGCGCGTCGCGCTGTCGATCACGCTCGCCGTCATGGTGGTGGAGATCGTCGGCGGGGTGCTCGCGGACTCGCTCGCGCTGGTCGCGGACGCCGCGCACATGGCGACGGACGCCCTGGGCCTGGGCATGGCGCTGCTCGCCATCCACTTCGCGAACCGGCCGGCGGGCGGCAACCGCACCTTCGGCTACGCCCGCGCCGAGATCCTCGCCGCGCTGGCCAACTGCCTGCTGCTGCTCGGCGTCGGCGGCTACGTCCTGTACGAGGCGGTGCAGCGGTTCATGACGCCCGCCGAGACGCACGGCGGGCTGATGATCGTGTTCGGTCTGATCGGCCTGGTGGCGAACTCGGTGTCGCTGACGCTGCTGATGCGGGGCCAGCAGGAGAGCCTGAACGTGCGGGGCGCCTTCCTGGAGGTGGCCGCGGACGCGCTCGGCTCGCTGGCCGTCATGATCTCGGCCGCGGTCATCCTGCTCACCGGCTGGCAGGCCGCCGACCCGGTCGCCTCGCTCGCCATCGGCCTGCTGATCGTGCCGCGCACGGTCAAGCTGCTGCGCGAGACCCTGGACGTCCTGCTGGAGGCCGCCCCGAAGAACGTGGACATGGACGAGGTGCGCGCGCACATCCTGGCCCTGGACGGCGTCGAGGACGTCCATGATCTGCACGCCTGGACGATCACCTCCGGCCTTCCGGTACTGTCCGCGCACGTGGTGGTCAGTTCCGAGGTGCTGAGCGCCATCGGTCACGAAAAGCTGTTGCACGAGTTGCAGGGCTGCCTCGGCCACCACTTCGACGTGGAGCACTGCACCTTCCAGCTGGAGCCCGGCGGGCACGCCGAGCACGAGGCGCGGCTGTGCCACTGA
- a CDS encoding phosphocholine cytidylyltransferase family protein produces MIGLVLAAGAGRRLRPYTDTLPKALVPVGPAGIEDGSDGLTVLDLTLANFAEIGLTEAGIIVGYRKEAVHERKAALERKYGLKLTLIDNDKAEEWNNAYSLWCGRDALRDGVILANGDTVHPVSVEKTLLAARGDGKRIILALDTVKTLADEEMKVVADPSTGVRRITKLMDPAEATGEYIGVTLIEGEAAADLADALRTTFERDPQLYYEDGYQELVDRGFRIDVAPIGEVDWVEIDNHDDLARGREIACRY; encoded by the coding sequence ATGATCGGCCTCGTGCTGGCGGCCGGCGCCGGACGGCGTCTGCGCCCCTACACCGACACCCTGCCCAAGGCGCTGGTGCCGGTCGGGCCCGCGGGCATAGAGGACGGCTCCGACGGGCTCACCGTCCTCGACCTCACCCTCGCCAACTTCGCCGAGATCGGTCTGACCGAGGCCGGGATCATCGTCGGCTACCGCAAGGAGGCCGTCCACGAGCGCAAGGCGGCCCTGGAGCGGAAGTACGGCCTGAAGCTCACCCTCATCGACAACGACAAGGCCGAGGAGTGGAACAACGCCTACTCCCTGTGGTGCGGCCGTGACGCCCTCAGGGACGGCGTGATCCTCGCCAACGGCGACACCGTCCACCCCGTCTCCGTCGAGAAGACCCTGCTCGCGGCCCGCGGCGACGGCAAGCGGATCATCCTCGCCCTGGACACCGTCAAGACGCTGGCCGACGAGGAGATGAAGGTCGTCGCCGACCCGTCCACCGGGGTGCGCCGGATCACCAAGCTGATGGACCCGGCCGAGGCCACCGGCGAGTACATCGGCGTCACCCTCATCGAGGGCGAGGCCGCCGCCGACCTGGCCGACGCGCTGAGGACCACCTTCGAGCGCGACCCGCAGCTGTACTACGAGGACGGCTACCAGGAGCTGGTCGACCGCGGCTTCCGGATCGACGTGGCGCCCATCGGCGAGGTCGACTGGGTCGAGATCGACAACCACGACGACCTCGCCCGGGGACGGGAGATCGCGTGCCGCTACTGA
- the idi gene encoding isopentenyl-diphosphate Delta-isomerase, protein MPITPATATHSSSNGTADAILLELVDEDGVTIGTAEKLAAHQPPGQLHRAFSVFLFDEQGRLLLQQRALGKYHSPGVWSNTCCGHPYPGESPFAAAARRTYEELGVSPTLLAEAGTVRYNHPDPASGLVEQEFNHLFVGLVQSALRPDPEEVGATAFVSPAELAERHARDPFSAWFMTVLDAVRPAVRELTGPAGW, encoded by the coding sequence ATGCCGATCACACCTGCCACCGCGACGCACAGCTCGTCGAACGGCACCGCGGACGCGATCTTGCTGGAACTCGTCGACGAGGACGGCGTGACGATCGGCACCGCGGAGAAGCTCGCCGCGCACCAGCCGCCGGGGCAGTTGCACCGCGCCTTCTCCGTGTTCCTCTTCGACGAGCAGGGCCGGCTGCTGCTCCAGCAGCGGGCGCTGGGCAAGTACCACTCCCCCGGCGTGTGGTCCAACACCTGCTGCGGTCATCCGTACCCCGGCGAGTCGCCGTTCGCGGCGGCGGCCCGGCGGACCTACGAGGAGCTGGGGGTCTCGCCGACGCTGCTCGCGGAGGCGGGCACCGTCCGCTACAACCACCCGGACCCGGCGTCGGGCCTGGTGGAGCAGGAGTTCAACCACCTGTTCGTCGGCCTGGTGCAGTCGGCGCTGCGGCCCGATCCGGAGGAGGTCGGCGCGACCGCGTTCGTCTCCCCGGCGGAGCTGGCCGAGCGGCACGCGCGCGACCCGTTCTCCGCGTGGTTCATGACGGTGCTGGACGCGGTCCGTCCGGCGGTCCGGGAGCTGACCGGCCCGGCGGGCTGGTGA
- a CDS encoding DUF5941 domain-containing protein: MSTAILTGQPVPGSSIEADLRSLGFDVRHAADAGDAETLLARVPGGERVAVVDARFVGHTHALRLGLTDPRFPLAAVPGAVTAQPAARPALTRALAREVTPGGGTALAVDSVADRAVTALHADGAAVHHPELGRLVAVVPADPQARNEARQAVAAVDDEAVRLKSAVKARDGFFTTFFISPYSRYLARWCARRGLTPNQVTTASLLTALIAAGCAATGTRGGFVAAGVLLIASFVLDCTDGQLARYSLQYSTLGAWLDATFDRAKEYAYYAGLALGAARGGDDVWALALGAMVLQTCRHVVDFSFNEANHDATANTSPTAALSDRLDSVGWTVWLRRMIVLPIGERWAMIAVLTAATTPRITLYALLVGCAFAAAYTTAGRLLRSVTRRATRTDRAAQALADLADSGPLTEGLARLFARPARRLPGIAAPAVALVGGLAVVATAALTDFGGPWPVAGALCYVLTSALAVARPLKGALDWLVPPFFRAAEYGTVLALAARADARGALPAAFGLVAAVAYHHYDTVYRIRGDAGAPPRRLVRAVGGQEGRTLLVAVLAALLTAAQFKAALTAVAVLVAVVVLAESIRFWVTAHKDGAPAVHDEGEPA; the protein is encoded by the coding sequence TTGTCGACCGCCATCCTCACCGGTCAGCCGGTCCCCGGATCGTCGATCGAGGCCGATCTGCGGTCCCTCGGCTTCGACGTGCGGCACGCCGCCGACGCCGGTGACGCCGAGACACTCCTCGCCCGGGTGCCCGGCGGGGAACGCGTCGCCGTCGTGGACGCCCGCTTCGTCGGCCACACCCACGCCCTGCGCCTGGGACTGACCGACCCCCGCTTCCCGCTGGCCGCCGTCCCCGGCGCCGTCACCGCCCAGCCCGCCGCCCGGCCGGCCCTGACCCGCGCGCTGGCCCGGGAGGTCACCCCCGGCGGCGGCACCGCGCTCGCCGTGGACAGCGTCGCCGACCGTGCCGTCACCGCCCTGCACGCCGACGGCGCCGCCGTGCACCACCCCGAGCTCGGCCGCCTCGTCGCCGTCGTCCCCGCCGACCCGCAGGCCCGCAACGAGGCACGGCAGGCCGTCGCCGCCGTCGACGACGAGGCCGTCCGTCTGAAGTCGGCCGTCAAGGCCCGCGACGGCTTCTTCACCACGTTCTTCATCAGCCCGTACTCGCGCTACCTCGCCCGCTGGTGCGCCCGCCGCGGCCTGACGCCCAATCAGGTCACCACCGCCTCGCTGCTCACCGCGCTCATAGCGGCCGGCTGCGCCGCCACCGGCACCCGCGGCGGCTTCGTCGCCGCCGGCGTGCTCCTGATCGCCTCGTTCGTCCTGGACTGCACCGACGGCCAGCTCGCCCGCTACTCGCTCCAGTACTCCACCCTCGGCGCCTGGCTCGACGCCACCTTCGACCGGGCCAAGGAGTACGCCTACTACGCCGGGCTCGCCCTCGGCGCGGCCCGCGGCGGCGACGACGTGTGGGCGCTCGCCCTGGGCGCGATGGTGCTCCAGACCTGCCGGCACGTCGTCGACTTCTCCTTCAACGAGGCGAACCACGACGCCACCGCCAACACCAGCCCCACCGCCGCCCTCTCCGACCGGCTCGACAGCGTCGGCTGGACGGTGTGGCTGCGCCGGATGATCGTGCTGCCCATCGGCGAACGCTGGGCCATGATCGCGGTGCTCACCGCCGCGACCACCCCCCGCATCACCCTGTACGCGCTGCTCGTCGGCTGCGCCTTCGCCGCCGCGTACACCACCGCCGGCCGTCTGCTGCGCTCGGTGACCCGCCGGGCCACCCGCACCGACCGTGCCGCGCAGGCGCTGGCCGACCTCGCCGACAGCGGCCCGCTCACCGAGGGCCTGGCCCGCCTCTTCGCCCGGCCCGCCCGCCGGCTGCCCGGCATCGCCGCGCCCGCCGTGGCCCTCGTCGGCGGCCTCGCCGTCGTCGCCACCGCGGCCCTCACCGACTTCGGCGGCCCCTGGCCGGTCGCCGGCGCGCTCTGCTACGTCCTCACCTCGGCGCTCGCCGTCGCCCGCCCCCTCAAGGGCGCCCTCGACTGGCTGGTCCCGCCGTTCTTCCGCGCCGCCGAGTACGGCACCGTGCTGGCCCTGGCCGCCCGCGCCGATGCGCGCGGAGCCCTTCCGGCGGCGTTCGGGCTGGTGGCGGCCGTCGCCTACCATCACTACGACACGGTGTACCGCATCCGCGGCGACGCCGGAGCGCCGCCGCGCCGCCTGGTGCGCGCCGTCGGGGGACAGGAGGGGCGGACCCTGCTCGTCGCCGTACTGGCGGCGCTGCTCACCGCCGCGCAGTTCAAGGCCGCGCTCACGGCCGTCGCCGTGCTCGTCGCCGTGGTGGTGCTCGCCGAGAGCATCCGCTTCTGGGTCACCGCCCACAAGGACGGTGCGCCCGCCGTACACGATGAAGGAGAACCCGCATGA